In Desulfobacter hydrogenophilus, the genomic stretch GCCCGGGCCATCAACCTGGCGGCGGACATGGGGGAGGAAAAGGTCTCTGCTGACCTGGTGATGACTTGCTAAGCGGTGACTTGCCAATAACACTTGTTTGGACACTTTTTGAAGGAGCGTACGTCATGGGTAATTGTGTGAATCTGACATTAAGTAAGCATTTCAAAGACCGATGGATGGAGCGGGTGGGTAACTGGCCTACCCTGGATGCCGTGGCCCATTATATTAAAAATTCCGTGCCGGTGCAGACCGGTCAGGATCTGGTCCGTAAGAATGGGGAACCTTTCAGGATGCTGGCCATTTACTGGCATCCGGATCTGGATGTACTGATCAAGGTAGATATCCATAACCGGACGGCGGTGACGGTGCTGTCCCGGGAGAACTGGACGGCCAGGTTCCCGCAACATGCAAAACCGGTTGAAGCCCCTGTCAGCGAGCCTGCTGAAACGCCTGTAAACACTGTGGTCTGTGCTCCGGTTGAAGCGCCTGCAACCAGGCATGTTGAACCCGTTGCCAGTTCCGAGAAGGCCAAGTCATCCTTTATGAAAAATCGCATCGCAAACATACGGGCCACCTTCGGCCGTAAACAGCTTGGGACAAAACTGCTGAAACAACTTTAACGTCACCAGGGAGATAAAATGAGAAACAATTTGATCCGCAACGCCCGTAAAATAAACACCAGAAATCACTGTCTGTCTCTTTCGAATGCCATGATCTGCATGGATTGTGAGCATATCTTTTCAGCCTATAACCCGGCCTGCACATGCCCCAAGTGTGCGTCAAACACGGTGGTGTTTTTGGCCAAATGGGTACCGACCACCATGGACAGGTGTAAGAGAGCCATATGAACGAATCACGAACTAAAAAACAGGGAGAAAACATCATGGAAAAAGAACAAACCATTGAAACGGAACAGATCACCTTTAACGGCAAGGCATACATGGAAGATGGCCAGGGCAGGCTGGTTCTGGTCGAAACCATAGATCCCGCTACACTCCTCAAGGATGACCTGGTCAAACGCCTGGTGGATCAGGCGCGGGGTCTCCAGGAGATCCTGAAAACCCATAAGGATGAAATGCTGTCCGAGGTGGCCAGTTTTGTGGCCTTGTCTGCTGAGGAATATGACGTAAAATATGGCGGGAAAAAGGGCAATGTGACCCTGACATCTTATAATGGGAAAATGAAAATCTATAAGCAGGTTGGGGATGTCATCGCCTTTGACGAGGGGCTGCTCATTGCGAAAGAACTCATCGACAAGTGCCTGAACGAATGGACAGAGGGCAGCAATGCCCACATCAAAGCGGTTGTTGAAAACATCTTTAACCTGGACAAAATGGGGCCGGTGGACACCCAGCGGATTCTGGGCCTCAGAAAGCTGAAGATCCAGAACAAGGACTGGCAGAAAGCCATGGATATCATCCACAAAAGTGCCCGGGTTGTTGGAAGCACGGA encodes the following:
- a CDS encoding DUF3164 family protein → MNESRTKKQGENIMEKEQTIETEQITFNGKAYMEDGQGRLVLVETIDPATLLKDDLVKRLVDQARGLQEILKTHKDEMLSEVASFVALSAEEYDVKYGGKKGNVTLTSYNGKMKIYKQVGDVIAFDEGLLIAKELIDKCLNEWTEGSNAHIKAVVENIFNLDKMGPVDTQRILGLRKLKIQNKDWQKAMDIIHKSARVVGSTEYIRAYYKPEVDGKTSKDWECITLDMAAV